CCGACTACAATATTTTGTCCGACATTTTCCTTTATCGAAGTGCGACATCTATTCCCAATGGggatttgtttcctttcttggATTCGACTATAAGAGAATTATGCTGCCCATTTAGGTCAGTCGTATATTTTATTAAGCAAGACGATTTTTGTGCAATGACCGATTTGTTCTACATTGTGTTCTTGCTCCTTGATCATCATTCCGCTATGCAAGTTTTTCATCTGTTAAAGTGCAACATCTTGAAGTGAATCACAAACTTAGGGGGAATCCAAATCATTATTGCTAGAAAAGGGATTCTCAATATTAGGGGAAGCCTAAGACTCAACTTCGGAGAAGGAGTTCTTCATCTTAAGACGATCCTAAGATTCACTAGTGAAGGGATTTCGCTGACTTGAGGAAAGATATCATCCTGAGACGAGTCTCACTCATCGTCGGAAGTCGAGGTGATCAACACTAATATTGTCaagcttagggggagcctaagtacatTTGAaaaggagtctcacatctagggggagcTTAGGTGATCAGTGAGTTAAGCTCTACGTGAGTCACTATAGTGGTCATGTATTATAGATAAGTGTTGCATTGTAAACTACTTAATTCTATAATATTATTGGATTATCTTTCCTAGGCACACTATCCCCCAGACATAGGTGGTTCATCACCGAACTGGGTTACCAACTTCTATGTGTCTTTACTTGTTTACTTGTAATTAgtatttttgttatttcaatGGTTGTCAGTGCTTTCTGTTTAACATTCGTATATCGAGTGAAGAGTCATCTTAGCACTTTTTCATTAAGCTAATCCTATTTCCAACTAAAGTCCTTGTTATCAATATATGTTTATAAGTAAAACCATATACAACTCATTTGGTTAAGGCATCTTACCATCAACTTGAGGTGAAAAGTTCAAGTCCTATCTTCAAATTACAATTTATCAATAAAACCacctcctttttcttttaatatattttttcaaaatgttgttttatatctttgtagTTTTtcggttaaattataaatttgatctCTATGGTTGGgagaaatttagaatttagtctttatggtttgataaaaccCTCATAAATAGCCCATGCATAGAAACCATGTGTTAGAACTTTATCAAACAATCTGgactattttatgatattttatcaaaacataaggactaaattctaatttttaagaCTATATGGAccaaaaattcaaacttttttcaAACCTCAGGGATCAAATTTATGattaaagctacttttttttttcctaaaaaagacATAACTAAAGAGaagaatgagagagagagagctagGAAGAAGTTTTACCTCCATTTGGTCACCAAGATTGACAATGAGAGCATAAGGTAAGGCAGGGACTTTGACCCATTTATCATCTACAAAAACTTGAAGACCTTCCATTTCTTTGTCTTGTAACAAAATTGTGAGGGCTGATCCATCTGTATGAGCCTTTACTCCAAGAACCAAATCTGGTCTTGAACACGGTGGATAGAAATTAAACCTCGCATTCATCGGCGATAGATCCCCAAGCTGCTTTACGAAGCTATCTTCGTCAATCTTCAACGACTTCGCTATTGCTTTGTACAAAGCTTCCATTACCAACTTTATGTTATCTACATATTCTTCTAGGATTTCTCTGCAGAAAGTAACGTAGTGTTGATGTAAAGATAATGACAAAACTAGAAAGAAAATCACATAACATTAAGCACACATAAGcttcaaatatttgtttgatCAATTAGGTTGCATTTGATAACAATTAAgttttttaaccttttatttttaaaaataatacatattgtttcttctcaattttttactttaaagatcctattaaacatttcaaaaaacaaaaaagatttttttttttttaagatttgacTTGGATTTTAGAACACTTTTTTCTTCAGGAAGATTCTAAAGCACTGTTAGAAAAgtctaatataaaaaaatggacCCAAAAAAAACTCATGGAAGAGAAGTAGTGTGTGTATGTCACATTTGATAGTTATTTGGTTTTTATAAACCATTAATtagtcaaatttttaaaactaaaaaattagttttaaaatattattttatttttagaatttagcaagaattcaaatgtgtttctttagttaaaaaaaaaaaaaagttgaaaaccaTTTTGTAAAGAAATTGTGGTAAAACAAACACAATACTTAAAATACTTATTatgtgttttttaaatttagctaaACATTCAACTATTTACTTGGAAAAGATAAGAACGATGGtaaaaatttataagaaaacGAGCTAGTATAGTTTTGTAAAACTAAGAGGAACCTAAATAAGAGCAAAACGAGGGCCTTAGTAAAATTTCCATGGTTAGAGTAGAGATGGAACCACACTTTGAGAACAAGAGTAACCATACCTAAACCAAAACCATTTGAGTCACATAGGAAAATAAGGTTGGACGATAGACATGTCATATAGCACAATtttttagtaatgaaatgaaatgaaacgTTTACCTAAAACCATTTGGCCAAAGGTTGAGTTTTCTTGAATCATGTGGAAAAACTTGAATGAAGATACGATAATTCCAATCAAGAACTTGGTTTTCTGAAACCACCACATCATTTCCATAGCCTTGGAACTCATTATCTTCATTTGATGGACAATActtttgcttttcttcttctggCAATCCAAAGAACTCTTTTGCAATCTCACGTATCTTGTCTAGAAATGAACTCGAAATCCCATGTCCAATTGCCTAAACCAAATATCACAGCTTATATGTTATTGTTAAATCACTCACTTCCTTCATTTATGGACGTGACATTCATAGAAATAATATTGCATGAGCACTCAACTTCTTGCTTTGATACTATCTTAAATCATTCATTGACTCAAAAACCTTTCAACAATTATcaactcatatatatatatatatatgtatgtatcgTTTTTGTCACTATAGTTTGAGACTCAATATATGATGTGGAAGAAACAAAACTCTAATATCAAAGATAACAGTAATATCAATTGAACTATATTCATGTGGacagtttttatattttcaataaatcttaattttggTCCTTACGGCTGGTttactatgattttttttcaaaagaatgatttttaaaaacttagttGCAGTTGGGCTGCACCTATCTCTTGTGCAACATGACTAACACCCATTGAGATAGTGCCACATGatacaactttttttaaaagattgtttttagaaaaaattgtgagtaaaagaaaagaagagtacGAAGATAGACCTAGGCTACACTTAATCATTCcctttttaaatttaactaagcattcaaatatttacttataaagattaaaaccattataaaaaataaattatgagaAAACAAGCCCgaacaattcttttttttttaaaaaaaaaaaaaaactaaaacggTTATCAAAATTAAGGAACCTAAATAAGAGTTATCAAAATGAGGTccttaataaaaattatatggttaaattagagatcgaaccacaccTTGAGAACAACCGTATCTAAACCAAAATACAAATTAAACCTAAATCATAAAGACTTCTTGAGTCACATACGAAAATGAGCAAAATGTAATATTATATATCCCTTCACTATTGGACGCGGAAATTTGTAGAAATAATATTGAAAACATAGGACTTCCTACTCTGTAATATTATATATCCCTTCACTATTGTTTCAATAGAGGAATGGAAAGGAAATCAAAACCTGAAAGCATCCCTCCTTGGCGAGAGCAGATCTCAATTTTCCCAATTCAGAGTCCAAAACCTCAGGTTCCGGCGACGAAGAAGGCAGAAACACACCGACGTCGATGATCGGAATCTCGCCGACACCGCCGACCGCAGAGCCTTCAACAACGTAGGCTCGCGGCGGTTCGTCGCCATTGATGGACATTTGCAACACATTTTTGGTCGAATCTGGAAAACGCAGAGACATTTTCCCCGTAATTTTTCGGCAAAGACGACGATTGATCGAAATTCAGGGTTTGCAATTTACCGGAGTCGAACTTATTTAGGGTCGAATATAAACTTATGCTTGCAAATTTATAGCAATTAGTGATGAAGATTTGAAGGAtttgaaagaaataaagaaacaaaTAGTTCAGTATAATCCGTCCAAGAACAGCTTCAGCAAAATCGGAGTAAATAGTGAGTAAGAATATTCCTCCAATTCTCTATATTTCTCTTACAAAatgtataaaagaaaatagttttagtaatatatttttgtagaaTAAAGGAGGACAATGACAACAAAGAAGAAGacatgattatatatatataaactattgATTCCAAAATGTTGTTTTCCAACCACTCTTTCTaagattataaatatatcataaattttaattattaatgcCTTGGATCATGGATGATTAATATAATGAGTTGGTTTTAAGGTAATAAATTACACTTATGATTCTTGATGTGGTGGTGGGTTCACACTAGAGAATAATTATGAAGCAAGTTGTGAAACTTTTGGTTCTAATTCAACTATTAGTTTGATGATCGACTAAATTATTTAAAGCATGTCAACAATAGAGAAATCGTccatatttgttataataaaaagaatatGCTGAAATCACACTGGgacatattttcaaatatattatccGTCAATTAGATTAGgtgacatataaaaaaaattcatttttaaaatacatgaattaaaatgaactaaagtaataaaatacataaactaaaataaaaatttgaacaattttttaaaatgtcaaaatagaaattcaaatttcaatttattaaaGAGAGCAATTGGTACTTTCACTATTCAACTTTGTTCCTTGTTAAAAACCAATTTTAGTCTCAAAACATTCGTTTgagtaataatttaattactcattgaactttagtttgtaatgtttagttcaaatttcaattttgtaatgtTTAGTCCTTCGACTTTATTATGTAACAATCTAGTCctt
This DNA window, taken from Benincasa hispida cultivar B227 chromosome 6, ASM972705v1, whole genome shotgun sequence, encodes the following:
- the LOC120079560 gene encoding codeine O-demethylase-like isoform X1, whose protein sequence is MSLRFPDSTKNVLQMSINGDEPPRAYVVEGSAVGGVGEIPIIDVGVFLPSSSPEPEVLDSELGKLRSALAKEGCFQAIGHGISSSFLDKIREIAKEFFGLPEEEKQKYCPSNEDNEFQGYGNDVVVSENQVLDWNYRIFIQVFPHDSRKLNLWPNGFREILEEYVDNIKLVMEALYKAIAKSLKIDEDSFVKQLGDLSPMNARFNFYPPCSRPDLVLGVKAHTDGSALTILLQDKEMEGLQVFVDDKWVKVPALPYALIVNLGDQMEVSYEHLTTSRLFSQLDSYQIMSNGILKSPLHRAVTNSERMRISLAMFHIPEIEREIGPVEGLVDEERPKKYKSIKNYGAINYECYQKGIVPIDTLKI
- the LOC120079560 gene encoding codeine O-demethylase-like isoform X2; this translates as MSLRFPDSTKNVLQMSINGDEPPRAYVVEGSAVGGVGEIPIIDVGVFLPSSSPEPEVLDSELGKLRSALAKEGCFQAIGHGISSSFLDKIREIAKEFFGLPEEEKQKYCPSNEDNEFQGYGNDVVVSENQVLDWNYRIFIQVFPHDSRKLNLWPNGFREILEEYVDNIKLVMEALYKAIAKSLKIDEDSFVKQLGDLSPMNARFNFYPPCSRPDLVLGVKAHTDGSALTILLQDKEMEGLQVFVDDKWVKVPALPYALIVNLGDQMEIMSNGILKSPLHRAVTNSERMRISLAMFHIPEIEREIGPVEGLVDEERPKKYKSIKNYGAINYECYQKGIVPIDTLKI
- the LOC120079560 gene encoding codeine O-demethylase-like isoform X3, which codes for MSLRFPDSTKNVLQMSINGDEPPRAYVVEGSAVGGVGEIPIIDVGVFLPSSSPEPEVLDSELGKLRSALAKEGCFQAIGHGISSSFLDKIREIAKEFFGLPEEEKQKYCPSNEDNEFQGYGNDVVVSENQVLDWNYRIFIQVFPHDSRKLNLWPNGFREILEEYVDNIKLVMEALYKAIAKSLKIDEDSFVKQLGDLSPMNARFNFYPPCSRPDLVLGVKAHTDGSALTILLQDKEMEGLQVFVDDKWVKVPALPYALIVNLGDQMEVSYEHLTTSRLFSQLDSYQMGAR